From a single Bradyrhizobium sediminis genomic region:
- a CDS encoding (2Fe-2S)-binding protein has product MIVCSCNVISDHDVRNAVNAADDLPRSPKQVYDCLGCSAECGRCARTIKTIIDDALGACAKSCGAGCPHSVAAAEPHAHAEFALAAS; this is encoded by the coding sequence ATGATTGTTTGTTCCTGCAACGTCATCAGCGACCACGATGTCCGTAACGCCGTCAACGCCGCGGACGATCTTCCACGCAGTCCCAAGCAGGTCTATGACTGCCTCGGCTGCAGCGCCGAATGCGGCCGGTGCGCGCGCACCATCAAGACCATCATCGACGATGCCCTGGGCGCCTGCGCCAAGTCCTGCGGCGCCGGATGCCCGCACAGCGTGGCCGCCGCCGAGCCGCATGCCCATGCCGAGTTCGCGCTCGCGGCCTCCTGA
- the bfr gene encoding bacterioferritin, whose protein sequence is MQGDAKVIEYLNKGLRSELTAINQYWLHYRLLANWGLLEMAKVWRKESIEEMEHADKFTDRILFLDGFPNMQVLDPLRIGQNVKEIIECDLAAEISARTLYQEAATYCHGVKDYVSRDLFESLMKDEEHHIDFLETQLDLINRIGLELYTQKHVGGLESGG, encoded by the coding sequence ATGCAGGGCGACGCAAAGGTCATCGAATATCTCAACAAGGGTCTGCGCAGCGAACTCACCGCCATCAACCAGTACTGGCTGCATTACCGGTTGCTCGCCAACTGGGGCCTGCTGGAAATGGCCAAGGTCTGGCGCAAGGAATCCATCGAGGAGATGGAGCACGCCGACAAGTTCACCGACCGGATCCTGTTCCTCGACGGCTTTCCCAACATGCAGGTGCTCGATCCCTTGCGGATCGGCCAGAACGTCAAGGAGATCATCGAGTGCGATCTCGCCGCCGAGATCAGCGCCCGCACGCTCTATCAGGAAGCGGCGACCTATTGCCATGGCGTCAAGGATTACGTCTCGCGCGACCTGTTCGAGAGCCTGATGAAGGACGAGGAACACCACATCGATTTCCTCGAAACCCAGCTTGATCTGATCAATCGCATCGGGCTCGAGCTCTACACCCAGAAGCATGTCGGCGGGCTCGAGAGCGGCGGCTAG
- a CDS encoding pyridoxamine 5'-phosphate oxidase family protein codes for MTELAASDLKTIYPDPSPRVIAKARPEIDAHSEKFIAMSPFCVLATSGCDGSVDASPRGGNPGFVHVAGPNRLLMPDRSGNNRIDSLRNIVEGSGFVQLIFFVPGIDETLRVGGRGKVSMDPELMASMVEFGKPPRAVLSIDVHEAYFHCGKALMRSKLWSPDTRVERAVMPSISEVIHDQTRLGEPEPQDMVEARYKTQL; via the coding sequence GTGACCGAGCTTGCCGCCAGCGACCTCAAGACGATCTATCCAGATCCATCGCCGCGCGTGATCGCGAAAGCGCGTCCGGAAATCGACGCGCATTCGGAAAAATTCATCGCGATGTCGCCGTTCTGCGTGCTTGCCACCTCCGGCTGCGACGGCAGCGTCGATGCCTCGCCGCGCGGCGGCAATCCCGGATTCGTCCACGTTGCCGGGCCGAACCGGCTGTTGATGCCCGACCGCTCCGGCAACAACCGGATCGACAGTCTCAGGAACATCGTCGAGGGCTCGGGCTTCGTGCAGCTGATCTTCTTCGTGCCCGGCATCGACGAGACGCTGCGCGTCGGCGGCAGGGGCAAGGTGTCGATGGATCCGGAGCTGATGGCGTCGATGGTGGAATTCGGCAAGCCGCCGCGCGCGGTGCTGAGCATCGACGTGCACGAGGCCTATTTCCATTGCGGCAAGGCGCTGATGCGATCGAAGCTGTGGTCGCCGGACACCCGGGTCGAACGCGCGGTCATGCCCAGCATCAGCGAGGTGATCCACGACCAGACCAGGCTGGGCGAACCGGAGCCGCAGGACATGGTCGAGGCGCGCTACAAGACGCAGCTGTAA
- a CDS encoding MmcQ/YjbR family DNA-binding protein → MPSSRFRRVALSLPAAIEGSHQGRTDFRAGKRIFATLGYPDDKWGMVKLTPEQQSVLVEAEPEIFRPVPGAWGKQGYTNVRLAKADQTTLRSALTMAWRNVAPKTLLKLQPTAKS, encoded by the coding sequence ATGCCGTCGAGCCGATTTCGCCGTGTCGCGCTTTCGCTGCCTGCAGCGATTGAGGGATCGCATCAGGGGCGCACGGACTTCCGCGCCGGCAAGCGCATCTTCGCGACGCTCGGCTATCCCGACGACAAATGGGGCATGGTGAAGCTCACGCCCGAGCAGCAGTCGGTTCTGGTCGAAGCAGAGCCCGAAATCTTCCGTCCCGTCCCCGGAGCATGGGGCAAGCAAGGCTACACCAATGTGCGGCTCGCCAAAGCCGACCAAACGACGCTCAGGAGCGCCCTCACGATGGCGTGGCGCAACGTCGCGCCGAAGACGCTGCTCAAACTGCAACCAACGGCGAAGTCCTAA
- a CDS encoding DUF2188 domain-containing protein — MSHVIYRIVQHDDGWAYTVNGVFSEAFRTHAAALAAAKRAAAEQRVPGRTEVIEYETPDGIWHTETAAGIDRPNTDVEDKA, encoded by the coding sequence ATGAGCCACGTCATCTACCGGATCGTTCAGCACGACGACGGCTGGGCCTACACCGTCAATGGCGTGTTTTCGGAAGCCTTCAGGACCCATGCCGCAGCGCTTGCCGCCGCCAAGCGCGCCGCCGCCGAACAGCGCGTGCCCGGGCGCACCGAGGTGATCGAATACGAGACCCCCGACGGCATCTGGCACACCGAAACCGCCGCCGGCATCGACCGTCCCAACACCGATGTCGAGGACAAGGCCTAG